GCCCTAATatttcaattaatatttatgTCATTTTGAAGGAAGCTTCCTAATAAAGGTGGCATGGAGGATGTTCTTACACAGGAAATACCAATTGGTGAGAAAGTTGAGGATGATAGGtgagtattactccctccgttccccaTTTTTAGTCCGTTTGTAAtgagcatgagttttaagaaatgtaaagaaaagtaggttgaaaaagttaatagaaGTGTGTTTCACTTTTATGTATTAgttgtataataaaatatgagtgtaatgagttagttgaattTGAGACGTAAttattatttatgataaaaaaagtgAATGTGGACAATAAATGAGGGACaaatgaaaatagtaaaagtagACAAAAAATAGGGAACGGAGGGAGAACAATAGTATAAGCTAGCCTTACTTAAGCTTGTTATGGCACAATGTTGCAATTAATATTTATGTCAATTTTCAAGAAATCCTCCTAATTCTTGTGCCATGGAGGTTGTTCTACCACCACAAGTGCCAAATGGTGATAAAATTGAGGAAGATGGGTAAGTATAACAATAGTGTAACATGCTAGCCTTATTTTATTAAGTGAAGTCAGGCATATTATGGTGTTGATCAACCTTGTTGGTTCCTGTTGGATCAATGAAGCACAAAGAAGgaaggtttgaaaagaaaaatgaagaagaaggagaagaataGAAGGAAAAAGAAAACCATATCACCCCAAGTAAAAAATCAAACGTTCGGTCTTGTCACAGAAGTATTGGAAAAGGGAGACCCTAACGGAAAGAAGGTTTGCAAAGGGGCAATGGTATGTGttgatttatatagttttaaCTATATGTAATAAGTATTAAATTAAGTTGTATGTGTAGGTTAGAGTTCATGTAGCCATGAAGATCAAGGATAGTGATGAGCTGCCCTTTAGGGCATGGGTGTATAGATTGAACTTAGGTAGATAatcatttgttttctttttttctttggattaaattataaataaagacGTGGGACGCTCATGGATGTATCTGTCATGTTTAATTAGATAATAAGAGACTCATCGCGGGGCTACGTATTGGTATAATAGGTATGTATGTACCATCAATACCGAGTAGGGAGAAATATAATTTGATGTGACTaatcattatatatatttttgtaaattagggATGCGTGTTGGTGATAAGAGAAGGTTTACTATTCCTCCATCTCTAGGGTATAAATTGTTGTGTACTTGGATGAATGTTGTATATACATATACTTATGatgatcatttttttatttaatttgatgcaGTTATGGAGACAAAGGTTGTAAGGCTGGAGTACCTCCCAATTCATGGCTTGTGTATGAGATTAAGTTGCTTGCTCATAAGCGTGCAAACctatgactatatatatatgctaCACTTTTTTCCTTTCATTATCAGTGAACATTATTAGATGCTTGTATTGCATAACTTTTGTTGTAATTTATTTCCTCGTTCATGTTATTAAATGCAAAACTCTTAATGACCCAATTCGAAACCAAAATTTTACTTTCAATTTTGTTGGGGTGAAAATATTCAAATTACTTCTTCCGTGTTCACATTATATTATGTATCTCAgttttcattttagttcgttCTATTTATTGTCTAGACTTCATTTTTACTACGTTTGGTAGTGaaccccacattctactaacttaaaACGTGTAACATCCACCATTTTCGAA
This portion of the Salvia splendens isolate huo1 chromosome 10, SspV2, whole genome shotgun sequence genome encodes:
- the LOC121751459 gene encoding peptidyl-prolyl cis-trans isomerase FKBP15-3-like — protein: MDISIDCDCDCVEEKTENQLMKLPNKGGMEDVLTQEIPIGEKVEDDRNPPNSCAMEVVLPPQVPNGDKIEEDGTKKEGLKRKMKKKEKNRRKKKTISPQVKNQTFGLVTEVLEKGDPNGKKVCKGAMVRVHVAMKIKDSDELPFRAWVYRLNLDNKRLIAGLRIGIIGMRVGDKRRFTIPPSLGYGDKGCKAGVPPNSWLVYEIKLLAHKRANL